A stretch of Lathyrus oleraceus cultivar Zhongwan6 chromosome 6, CAAS_Psat_ZW6_1.0, whole genome shotgun sequence DNA encodes these proteins:
- the LOC127097556 gene encoding uncharacterized protein LOC127097556, whose protein sequence is MHSLFFHSANVTTLHSLNLTSSLLFPNNQKLCSKPRFQSSIKINTPIPKHVPNKKVIILWDLDNKPPRGPPYDAALSLKTLAERFGDVVSISAYTKRHSFFNLPQWNTNQNPSPNSIPCRVCGHECKSIFDLKIHFKRVHLYQRKKLREKLKSIKLSRSKVWFVRRIHTYNEAAGNVVAPRVGFGLGSELRRAGVFVKVVKVGEKGNAADLWLEREMMSGEVGWLVLVSDDREFAEMLRKVREVNLKTVVVGDYWDRDLGKNADLWLPWNVVENGKVEGMGLMGRTEGSDDELEGDQNLGYDEYVTEEELLDDERF, encoded by the coding sequence ATGCATTCTCTGTTTTTCCACAGCGCAAACGTAACAACACTACACTCTCTCAACTTAACTTCTTCACTTCTTTTCCCAAATAATCAGAAACTCTGCTCAAAACCCCGTTTCCAATCCTCCATCAAAATCAATACACCAATCCCCAAACACGTCCCTAACAAAAAGGTTATAATCCTCTGGGACCTCGACAACAAACCTCCACGTGGACCTCCATACGACGCCGCACTCTCTCTCAAAACCCTCGCCGAACGCTTCGGCGACGTCGTTTCAATCTCCGCTTACACAAAACGACACTCCTTCTTCAATCTCCCTCAATGGAAtaccaaccaaaaccctagccCGAATTCGATTCCCTGCCGTGTCTGCGGTCACGAATGTAAATCAATTTTCGATCTCAAAATTCATTTCAAGAGAGTTCATCTGTACCAGCGTAAGAAGTTAAGGGAAAAATTGAAATCCATTAAGTTGAGCCGGTCGAAGGTCTGGTTCGTTCGGAGAATCCATACTTATAATGAAGCTGCGGGGAATGTTGTTGCACCTAGGGTTGGATTTGGTTTGGGTTCGGAGTTGCGGCGCGCAGGGGTTTTCGTTAAAGTTGTGAAGGTCGGTGAGAAGGGGAATGCGGCGGATTTGTGGTTGGAGAGGGAGATGATGAGTGGAGAGGTTGGTTGGTTGGTTTTGGTTTCGGATGATCGGGAATTTGCGGAGATGTTGAGGAAGGTTAGGGAGGTCAATTTGAAGACTGTTGTTGTTGGAGATTATTGGGATAGGGATTTGGGGAAGAATGCTGATTTGTGGCTTCCTTGGAATGTTGTTGAGAATGGAAAGGTTGAGGGAATGGGTTTAATGGGAAGAACAGAGGGTTCGGATGATGAATTGGAAGGAGATCAGAATCTGGGCTATGATGAATATGTAACAGAGGAAGAACTATTAGATGATGAAAGGTTTTAA